A part of bacterium genomic DNA contains:
- a CDS encoding branched-chain amino acid ABC transporter permease produces the protein MKKYNYNYLYLILIFASMTVWILGDKGIITTYYIQIFILICINIILTTSLNLINGFCGQLSIGHAGFMAIGAYSASLFTTIIPKAYLYSFSNLNPISQWAIFLLSLVIAGFMAGLVAYFIGLPLLRLRGDYLAIGTLAFGEVIRGVAKLSDEIGTFFNDIGLKNLGELIIGINGPRGLGGIPHLTNIFWVVSLTIIIIFIIDRLVHSSYGRAWVSIREDEISAEMMGINTARYKLLAFSLAGFFAGIGGGLYAHILMFIHPDNFCFIKSVEYLVYLYLGGMSSILGSVISAAGITFLLEFMRIIGFQEWRLVIYPLILIILMLTKPEGFFKKDL, from the coding sequence ATGAAAAAATATAATTATAACTACCTTTACTTAATTCTAATATTTGCCAGTATGACCGTCTGGATACTTGGAGATAAAGGAATAATTACCACCTATTATATTCAGATATTCATCCTTATTTGTATTAATATCATCCTCACGACTTCCCTGAATTTGATTAATGGTTTTTGTGGTCAACTTTCCATTGGCCACGCTGGTTTTATGGCTATTGGGGCTTATTCAGCCTCTTTATTTACTACCATTATTCCCAAAGCATATCTTTACTCCTTTTCCAACCTCAATCCAATATCTCAATGGGCAATATTTTTACTATCTTTAGTCATCGCCGGGTTTATGGCTGGCTTAGTCGCATATTTTATTGGTTTACCGCTTTTAAGACTTCGGGGTGATTACTTAGCCATTGGCACATTAGCCTTTGGTGAAGTAATTCGTGGTGTAGCCAAACTAAGTGATGAAATAGGCACATTCTTCAACGATATTGGACTTAAAAATTTAGGTGAACTAATTATTGGGATAAATGGTCCAAGGGGTTTAGGTGGTATCCCTCATTTAACCAATATCTTCTGGGTAGTTAGTTTGACTATTATCATCATATTTATCATTGACCGATTAGTTCATTCAAGTTATGGTCGGGCATGGGTGAGTATTCGAGAAGATGAAATATCAGCAGAAATGATGGGGATTAATACCGCCAGATATAAACTATTAGCCTTTAGTTTAGCGGGTTTTTTTGCCGGGATAGGTGGTGGACTTTATGCCCATATCTTAATGTTTATTCATCCAGATAACTTTTGCTTCATCAAATCTGTTGAATATTTAGTCTATCTTTATCTTGGTGGAATGAGTAGTATTCTTGGGTCGGTTATTAGTGCGGCAGGGATTACATTTCTGCTTGAATTTATGAGAATTATTGGATTTCAAGAGTGGCGACTGGTGATATACCCACTTATTCTTATTATCCTGATGCTCACAAAACCAGAAGGATTCTTTAAAAAAGACCTATAA